In one window of Arachis ipaensis cultivar K30076 chromosome B06, Araip1.1, whole genome shotgun sequence DNA:
- the LOC107646458 gene encoding uncharacterized protein LOC107646458 — protein MNSCLHNRSNSVPSAPHPLISQYAKHFQRLKASEAASTSSISSKFNGLQALYESRDKVLLLQTMQQELRSESCKKSVDELLEGCLMLLDNCATVKDVLLQSTEIIYKDFNGPFAKRDGANQHYNLRVINTCPKLKRSRTLHTDPIRVFVIFRLWLQGETKDEQLNSSLQNLELCIKNLEEGIESLFKCLIKIRVALLNILNH, from the exons ATGAATTCATGTTTGCACAACCGGTCGAATAGCGTGCCTTCTGCGCCGCATCCTTTGATATCGCAATATGCAAAGCATTTCCAGAGGTTGAAGGCTTCTGAAGCTGCCTCCACCTCATCAATAAGCTCTAAATTCAACGGTTTGCAGGCTTTGTATGAAAGTAGAGATAAGGTACTTCTATTGCAAACTATGCAACAAGAACTCAGAAGCGAATCTTGCAAGAAATCGGTCGATGAATTGCTAGAAGGGTGTCTGATGCTCTTGGATAATTGTGCTACTGTCAAAGATGTCCTGCTACAATCAACAGAGATCATATATAAGGACTTCAATGGGCCGTTTGCAAAAAGAGATGGGGCGAATCAGCATTACAATCTGAGGGTAATAAATACTTGTCCT AAGCTTAAAAGAAGTAGAACTCTTCACACTGATCCAATTAGAGTCTTTGTTATCTTTCGTCTATGGCTCCAAGGCGAAACCAAAGATGAGCAGTTGAACAGTAGTCTCCAA AATTTGGAGTTATGCATTAAGA ATCTTGAAGAAGGAATTGAGTCATTGTTTAAGTGCTTAATCAAAATCAGAGTTGCCCTTCTCAACATTCTTAATCATTAG
- the LOC107645824 gene encoding 40S ribosomal protein S25-2 codes for MAPKKDKAPPPSSKPAKSGGGKQKKKKWSKGKQKEKVNNQVLFDQGTYDKLLSEAPKFKLITPSILSDRLRINGSLARRAIRELMARGSIRLVSAHASQQIYTRATNT; via the exons ATG GCTCCAAAGAAGGATAAGGCTCCTCCACCATCTTCCAAGCCCGCCAAATCTGGTGGTggcaagcaaaagaagaag AAGTGGAGCAAGGGAAAGCAAAAGGAAAAGGTGAACAACCAGGTGCTGTTTGATCAGGGTACTTATGACAAGCTCCTCTCTGAAGCTCCCAAATTCAAGCTCATCACTCCTTCCATTCTCTCTGATCGTTTGAGG ATTAATGGATCGCTTGCAAGGAGGGCTATAAGAGAGTTGATGGCTAGAGGTTCGATTAGACTGGTCTCCGCCCACGCAAGTCAGCAGATTTACACAAGAGCAACAAACACCTAG